The following are from one region of the Coffea eugenioides isolate CCC68of chromosome 2, Ceug_1.0, whole genome shotgun sequence genome:
- the LOC113763662 gene encoding trafficking protein particle complex subunit 4-like has product MAAIYSLYIINKSGGLIFYKDYGSAGRMDTNDSLRLASLWHSMHAISQQLSPVPSCSGIELLQADTFDLHCFQSLTGTKFFVVCEPGTLHMEALLKHVYELYTDFVLKNPFYEMEMPIRCELFDISLALAVQKDRVALLGR; this is encoded by the exons ATGGCAGCGATTTACAGCCTATACATCATCAATAAATCAGGGGGCCTAATTTTCTACAAAGACTATGGATCGGCAGGACGAATGGACACCAACGACAGCTTGAGATTGGCCAGTCTATGGCATTCGATGCATGCCATCTCTCAGCAGCTTTCCCCTGTTCCTTCTTGCTCTGGGATTGAACTTCTTCAAGCTGACACTTTCGATCTCCACTGCTTCCAATCCCTCACTG GGACAAAATTTTTTGTGGTCTGTGAACCTGGAACACTACACATGGAAGCTCTTTTGAAGCACGTCTATGAATTATACACTGATTTTGTTTTGAAGAACCCTTTCTATGAAATGGAAATGCCAATTCGGTGTGAACTTTTTGACATCAGCCTGGCTCTGGCTGTGCAGAAGGATCGTGTTGCTCTGTTGGGGAGATAA
- the LOC113760275 gene encoding uncharacterized protein LOC113760275: MGCHHLTQILLTFSAAALMISLSSAVTQNILYTICSQTQSEEICVRILESDPNTKSSTLPQLSLISINLTREQANKNYKIFRDLQANTTAGSLRRSYGKCSRIYKQMIDKINDAYQLSQLGRYEDIHQLGQAQTLAYNCENGLPSNSTTAADTESMILTCEAAASVNLYIASSIPES, encoded by the coding sequence ATGGGTTGTCACCATCTTACACAAATTCTGCTTACATTCTCAGCAGCGGCTCTCATGATCTCTCTTTCATCTGCTGTCACTCAGAACATCTTGTACACCATTTGTTCTCAAACTCAGAGTGAAGAAATCTGTGTACGAATTCTTGAGAGCGATCCCAATACAAAGTCTTCGACCCTCCCTCAGCTGTCTCTGATATCCATCAATCTGACGAGAGAACAAGCCAATAAGAATTACAAGATTTTCAGAGACCTGCAAGCCAACACAACTGCTGGATCATTGAGGAGGTCTTACGGCAAGTGTTCGAGAATTTATAAGCAGATGATCGACAAAATTAATGATGCCTATCAGTTATCCCAACTGGGAAGGTACGAGGACATACATCAATTAGGACAGGCGCAAACGCTGGCCTACAACTGCGAGAATGGACTTCCTTCAAATTCAACCACAGCTGCAGATACTGAATCCATGATCTTAACTTGTGAAGCTGCAGCTAGTGTTAACTTGTATATTGCATCTTCTATTCCTGAATCTTAA